From the Burkholderia mayonis genome, one window contains:
- a CDS encoding patatin-like phospholipase family protein, whose protein sequence is MTVLASFARPGLRVPGLVAAFLFVCVAAGRPASADAADAAAAMAGAAATPGAMPAAAPGATPVTATKVASAAAETSATASPALASATAGSPTSVDAAAAWSWVAGRQAAIASNTASIAETNAGATPPAPASPASALPAPAAASTSAQAAPSSAGAGELVCTPDGGKPGRPSIGLVLSGGGARGYAHVGVLKVLEANRIPVDCIAATSMGAVVGGLYATGMTAQEMQRRLSQVNLADIAFDVTDRAALPQKKREDDRLYIDSLTIGFDSKGFKAPVGLVQGNRLQALLANWTAAVPTNQPFDRLPIPYRAIATDLQTGQKVVLDHGSLPLAIRASMALPGLFSPTEIDGRALVDGGLVGNLPVDAARGMGADVVIAVDIGSPLRPLNALASPADVMQQMIGILIRQNVAEQRKQLKADDILLQPDLGKQSFTDFQTANQAIAAGEAAAVAALPRLMRYALSPEQYEAYRAAHMRPPPQPIRITSIEIRTNGSSVPKRVVRNALRVKPGDVYDPQAVSTDLLSLTTSGNFENVTQQIVNEGDEHRLVIDAQEKYWGPNFLLFGLGMSSSSTDEGGFRLHLGYRRPWLTPSGLEFRADTTLGSDLQSAHVEVRQPLSDKIGYYVAPYADYQRRFANLYDGESDVKVTQYRIQTTRVGLDLGLPLARLGDFRIGLAYTHLAAAPSYNLLLDGLVDENGNPISSLFPSWYGRQISARARLVIDQLDDPVFPRKGYFAEFRAERSLSTSDDKFTDVYGKLMVAERFGRHSMSASVEAGKSFGGVNLSNPLGYTLGGFQHLSAYAADQLSGDALLYGQITYMNQLATFNASPIKALYVGASAEVGNVWSLDTTISSGPLKQSYTFFTSLTTSFGPVYVGVALAPGGRRNLYFQLGHSY, encoded by the coding sequence ATGACGGTGCTCGCCTCCTTCGCCCGTCCGGGCCTTCGCGTTCCCGGCCTCGTGGCCGCCTTCCTGTTCGTCTGCGTCGCGGCGGGCCGGCCCGCGTCCGCCGATGCGGCCGACGCCGCCGCTGCCATGGCGGGAGCCGCCGCAACGCCGGGGGCCATGCCGGCGGCCGCACCGGGCGCGACGCCCGTCACGGCGACGAAAGTTGCTTCGGCGGCCGCCGAGACGTCGGCGACGGCGTCGCCCGCCTTGGCTTCGGCCACTGCGGGTTCGCCCACCTCCGTGGACGCCGCGGCCGCATGGTCTTGGGTCGCCGGCCGGCAAGCCGCCATCGCGTCGAACACCGCATCGATCGCCGAGACGAACGCCGGCGCAACACCACCGGCCCCGGCGTCGCCCGCTTCCGCCTTGCCCGCTCCGGCCGCCGCGTCGACGTCCGCCCAGGCCGCGCCGTCGTCGGCCGGCGCAGGCGAACTCGTCTGCACGCCTGACGGCGGCAAGCCCGGCCGGCCGTCGATCGGCCTCGTGCTGTCGGGCGGCGGCGCGCGCGGCTACGCGCATGTCGGCGTGCTGAAGGTGCTCGAGGCAAACCGGATTCCGGTCGACTGCATCGCGGCGACGAGCATGGGCGCCGTCGTCGGCGGCCTGTACGCGACCGGGATGACCGCGCAGGAAATGCAGCGGCGGCTGTCGCAGGTGAACCTCGCCGACATCGCGTTCGACGTGACCGACCGCGCGGCCCTGCCGCAAAAGAAACGCGAGGACGACCGGCTCTACATCGACAGCCTGACGATCGGCTTCGATTCGAAAGGCTTCAAGGCGCCCGTCGGGCTCGTGCAGGGCAACCGGCTGCAGGCGCTCCTCGCGAACTGGACGGCCGCCGTGCCGACGAACCAGCCGTTCGACCGGCTGCCGATCCCGTATCGCGCCATCGCGACCGACCTGCAGACTGGCCAGAAGGTCGTGCTCGACCACGGCTCGCTGCCGCTCGCGATCCGCGCGAGCATGGCGCTGCCGGGGCTCTTCTCGCCCACCGAGATCGACGGCCGCGCGCTCGTCGACGGCGGGCTCGTCGGCAATCTGCCCGTCGACGCCGCACGCGGGATGGGCGCGGACGTCGTGATCGCCGTCGACATCGGCTCGCCGCTGCGTCCGCTGAACGCGCTGGCGTCGCCCGCCGACGTGATGCAGCAGATGATCGGCATCCTGATCCGGCAGAACGTCGCCGAACAGCGCAAGCAGCTGAAGGCGGACGACATCCTGCTGCAGCCGGACCTCGGCAAGCAGAGCTTCACCGATTTTCAGACCGCGAACCAGGCGATCGCCGCGGGCGAAGCGGCCGCCGTCGCCGCGCTGCCGCGGCTCATGCGCTACGCGCTGTCGCCCGAGCAGTACGAAGCGTACCGGGCCGCGCACATGCGGCCGCCGCCGCAGCCGATCCGCATCACGTCGATCGAGATCCGAACCAACGGCTCGTCGGTGCCGAAGCGGGTCGTGCGCAACGCGTTGCGCGTGAAGCCGGGCGACGTCTACGATCCGCAGGCCGTGAGCACCGACCTGCTATCGCTGACGACAAGCGGCAATTTCGAGAACGTCACGCAGCAGATCGTCAACGAAGGCGACGAGCACCGGCTCGTGATCGATGCGCAGGAGAAGTACTGGGGGCCCAATTTCCTGCTGTTCGGGCTCGGGATGTCGAGCAGTTCGACCGACGAAGGCGGCTTCCGGCTGCATCTCGGGTACCGGCGGCCGTGGCTCACGCCGTCCGGCCTCGAGTTCCGCGCGGACACGACGCTCGGCAGCGATCTACAGTCGGCCCACGTCGAAGTGCGGCAGCCGCTGTCGGACAAGATCGGCTATTACGTCGCGCCTTATGCGGATTATCAGCGGCGTTTCGCGAACCTCTACGACGGAGAGAGCGACGTCAAGGTCACGCAATACCGCATCCAGACCACACGGGTCGGCCTCGACCTCGGGCTGCCGCTCGCGCGGCTCGGCGATTTCCGCATCGGGCTCGCGTATACGCACCTGGCGGCCGCGCCTTCGTACAACCTGCTGCTCGACGGGCTCGTCGATGAAAACGGCAATCCGATCAGTTCGCTATTCCCGTCTTGGTACGGACGGCAGATCAGCGCGCGCGCCCGGCTCGTCATCGACCAGCTCGACGATCCGGTCTTCCCGCGCAAGGGCTATTTCGCGGAATTCCGCGCCGAGCGATCGCTGTCGACGAGCGACGACAAGTTCACCGACGTCTATGGCAAGCTGATGGTCGCCGAACGATTCGGCCGACACAGCATGAGCGCGAGCGTCGAGGCGGGCAAGAGCTTCGGCGGCGTGAATCTCAGCAATCCGCTCGGCTATACGCTCGGCGGCTTCCAGCATCTGTCCGCGTACGCGGCCGACCAGTTGAGCGGCGATGCGCTCCTTTACGGCCAGATCACGTACATGAATCAGTTGGCGACGTTCAATGCGTCGCCGATCAAGGCGCTTTACGTCGGCGCGAGCGCGGAAGTCGGCAACGTGTGGTCGCTCGATACGACGATAAGCAGCGGTCCGCTCAAGCAGAGCTACACGTTCTTCACGAGCCTGACCACGTCGTTCGGGCCGGTGTACGTCGGCGTCGCACTCGCGCCGGGTGGGCGGCGCAACCTCTACTTCCAGCTCGGCCACTCATATTGA
- a CDS encoding rod shape-determining protein, whose translation MAAPFLGRFFAHNVAVDPGTASTQIYVRDRGVVLNQPSVVCFRKRGGPTEKARVEAVGEQAKALLGRSPEHLEAVRPLRHGVVANYHAAEQMMRQFVGMSHARSLFGRRVEFTICVPSNATAVEQRAIREAALAAGASRVSLISEPLAAALGAGLPVMEAVGSMVVDIGGGTTEVAVIALGGIVYREAIRVGGDQFDAAIVNHVRNVYGVLLGEHTAEHVKKVIGVASYRVPRESIHAVGRSVADGLPRTIQLSNHDIADALAAPLNQVVSAVKGALENAPPELITDIADRGIVLTGGGALLAHLGKRLYDETGLVARVADDPLTCAVRGAGAAMGRGGFEVGDEDADDIGQNR comes from the coding sequence ATGGCGGCACCCTTTCTCGGAAGGTTCTTTGCGCATAACGTCGCGGTCGATCCGGGCACCGCGAGCACGCAGATCTATGTCCGCGATCGCGGCGTCGTACTGAATCAGCCGTCGGTCGTCTGCTTCCGCAAGCGGGGCGGCCCGACGGAGAAGGCGCGCGTCGAGGCAGTCGGCGAGCAGGCGAAGGCGCTCCTCGGGCGTTCGCCCGAGCATCTCGAGGCCGTCAGGCCGCTCAGGCACGGCGTCGTCGCGAACTATCACGCGGCCGAGCAGATGATGCGGCAGTTCGTCGGCATGTCGCACGCGCGCTCGCTGTTCGGGCGGCGCGTCGAGTTCACGATCTGCGTGCCGTCGAATGCAACGGCGGTCGAGCAGCGCGCGATCCGCGAGGCGGCGCTCGCGGCGGGCGCATCGCGGGTCAGCCTGATCAGCGAGCCGCTCGCCGCCGCGCTCGGCGCGGGGCTGCCGGTGATGGAGGCGGTCGGATCGATGGTCGTCGACATCGGCGGCGGCACGACCGAGGTTGCGGTGATCGCGCTCGGCGGGATCGTCTATCGCGAGGCGATCCGCGTCGGCGGCGACCAGTTCGACGCGGCGATCGTCAATCACGTCCGCAACGTGTATGGCGTGCTGCTCGGCGAGCATACGGCCGAGCACGTGAAGAAGGTGATCGGCGTCGCGAGCTATCGGGTGCCGCGAGAATCGATCCATGCGGTCGGGCGCAGCGTCGCGGACGGCCTGCCGCGCACGATTCAGCTCAGCAACCACGACATCGCCGACGCGCTCGCCGCGCCGCTGAACCAGGTGGTGAGCGCGGTGAAGGGGGCGCTCGAGAACGCGCCCCCCGAGCTCATCACGGACATCGCAGATCGCGGCATCGTGCTGACGGGCGGCGGCGCGCTGCTCGCGCATCTCGGCAAGCGGCTCTACGACGAGACGGGGCTCGTCGCGCGGGTCGCCGACGACCCGCTGACCTGCGCGGTGCGCGGCGCCGGCGCGGCGATGGGGCGGGGCGGGTTCGAGGTCGGCGACGAAGATGCGGACGATATCGGCCAGAATCGCTGA
- a CDS encoding amylo-alpha-1,6-glucosidase → MPRQADTSSPRAPQAASASSPAPTAQTTATPSPLAFIAPEPDTQTAARGSQFVLKTGNAFVVSDALGDVSGHDDGFFVDDMRVLSQWRLTFGGRAPSLLSGATSVDNASFAAHLTNRPLPPLGGSETPEGVIHIERMRVLADNVLYEALTLTNYGTSDAEVPLSVSFGADFKDMFEVRGSRRERRGAIAPPCVEAGAVKLRYDGLDAVERSVQIGFEPKPDTLSVDRADYTLTLAAQACVSLYLTVEARIGAAHPGGGAFVQRPCIATGRGALRKALSDVHRAMRERRRTIARVHTSNPLFNAWLDRSLADLGLLTTSLETGPYPYAGIPWFSTPFGRDAVITSLQMLWLQPSLARGVLRFLAEHQARETSAFRDAEPGKIMHEFRRSEMAATGEVPFALYYGGVDTTPLFVVLAGAYLEHTGDEALIDELWPALERAAQWVTSVCDRNPRGLLDYQRTSARGLANQGWKDSQDSVFHADGRFPIGPIALVEVQAYACAAFDAMSAFSHRRGHAADTVRYAQRAKTLREQVEALFWMPEAGFYGIAVDGRGELCRVLASNAAHLLAFGLPEQSRGESVARVLGSTLFRTGWGVRTLAAGQPRFNPMAYHNGSVWPHDNALAARGLARYGDKRSVLDLLRALFEAAVSFDMRLPELFCGFPRRRGEPPTAYPVACLPQAWAAGAPFMMLQACLGISVDAARGEVRIERPELPEGVDWLRVDDLRVGDDSVSLTFRRVEGQVVAAAEPGSARVVAVL, encoded by the coding sequence ATGCCGAGGCAAGCCGACACTTCTTCCCCGCGCGCGCCGCAGGCCGCGTCCGCATCTTCACCCGCGCCCACTGCGCAGACGACGGCGACGCCGTCCCCCCTCGCGTTCATCGCGCCCGAGCCCGACACGCAGACGGCCGCGCGCGGCAGCCAGTTCGTACTGAAGACGGGCAACGCGTTCGTCGTCAGTGATGCGCTCGGCGACGTCAGCGGCCATGACGACGGTTTTTTCGTCGACGACATGCGTGTGCTGTCGCAATGGCGGCTGACGTTCGGCGGCCGCGCGCCGTCGCTGTTGTCGGGCGCGACGAGCGTGGACAACGCGTCGTTCGCCGCGCACCTGACGAATCGTCCGCTGCCGCCGCTCGGCGGCAGCGAGACGCCCGAAGGCGTGATCCACATCGAGCGGATGCGGGTGCTCGCCGACAACGTGCTGTACGAGGCGCTCACGCTGACGAACTACGGCACGAGCGACGCCGAAGTGCCGCTGTCGGTGTCGTTCGGTGCGGACTTCAAGGACATGTTCGAAGTGCGCGGATCGCGGCGCGAGCGGCGCGGCGCGATCGCGCCGCCGTGCGTCGAGGCGGGCGCAGTCAAACTGCGTTACGACGGGCTCGACGCCGTCGAGCGGAGCGTGCAGATCGGTTTCGAGCCGAAGCCCGACACGCTGTCGGTCGATCGCGCCGACTATACGCTGACGCTCGCCGCGCAGGCGTGCGTATCGCTGTATCTGACGGTCGAGGCGCGCATTGGCGCGGCGCATCCGGGCGGCGGCGCGTTCGTGCAGCGGCCGTGCATCGCGACGGGGCGCGGCGCGCTCCGCAAGGCGCTCTCCGACGTGCATCGCGCGATGCGCGAGCGGCGGCGCACGATTGCGCGCGTGCACACGAGCAATCCGCTTTTCAACGCGTGGCTCGACCGCTCGCTCGCCGATCTTGGTCTCTTGACGACGTCGCTCGAAACCGGCCCGTATCCGTACGCGGGCATCCCGTGGTTCTCGACGCCGTTCGGCCGCGATGCGGTGATCACGTCGCTGCAGATGCTGTGGTTGCAGCCGTCGCTCGCGCGCGGCGTGCTGCGGTTTCTCGCCGAGCATCAGGCGCGCGAGACGTCCGCGTTTCGCGACGCGGAGCCGGGCAAGATCATGCACGAGTTCCGCAGAAGCGAGATGGCGGCGACGGGCGAAGTGCCGTTCGCGCTGTACTACGGCGGCGTCGACACCACGCCGCTCTTCGTCGTGCTCGCGGGTGCGTATCTCGAGCACACCGGCGACGAGGCGCTGATCGACGAGCTGTGGCCCGCGCTCGAGCGGGCCGCGCAATGGGTGACGAGCGTCTGCGACCGCAATCCGCGCGGCTTGCTCGACTATCAGCGCACGTCCGCGCGCGGTCTCGCGAACCAGGGCTGGAAGGACAGCCAGGATTCGGTGTTCCATGCGGACGGCCGCTTTCCGATCGGGCCGATCGCGCTCGTCGAAGTGCAGGCGTACGCGTGCGCGGCGTTCGACGCGATGTCGGCGTTCTCGCACCGGCGCGGCCACGCGGCCGACACCGTGCGCTACGCGCAGCGCGCGAAAACGCTGCGCGAGCAGGTCGAGGCGCTGTTCTGGATGCCGGAAGCGGGCTTCTACGGGATCGCGGTCGACGGACGCGGCGAGCTGTGCCGCGTGCTCGCGTCGAATGCCGCGCATCTGCTCGCATTCGGCCTGCCCGAGCAGAGCCGCGGCGAATCGGTCGCGCGCGTGCTCGGCTCGACGCTGTTCAGAACCGGCTGGGGCGTGCGCACGCTCGCGGCCGGGCAGCCGCGCTTCAATCCGATGGCGTATCACAACGGCTCGGTCTGGCCGCACGACAACGCGCTCGCCGCGCGCGGCCTCGCGCGCTACGGCGACAAGCGCTCGGTGCTCGACCTGCTGCGCGCGCTGTTCGAGGCGGCCGTGAGCTTCGACATGCGGCTGCCTGAGCTCTTCTGCGGCTTCCCGCGCCGGCGCGGCGAGCCGCCGACCGCGTATCCGGTCGCGTGCCTGCCGCAGGCGTGGGCGGCGGGTGCGCCGTTCATGATGCTGCAGGCGTGCCTCGGCATTTCCGTCGACGCGGCGCGCGGCGAAGTGCGGATCGAGCGGCCGGAGCTGCCGGAAGGCGTCGACTGGCTGCGGGTCGACGATCTGCGCGTCGGCGACGACAGCGTGTCGCTGACGTTCCGGCGCGTCGAAGGGCAGGTGGTCGCGGCGGCCGAGCCCGGCAGCGCGCGCGTCGTCGCGGTGCTGTAA
- a CDS encoding VOC family protein encodes MPTAVKPIPEGMHSLTPHLICDGAAAAIEFYKKAFDAVEITRLPSRESGRLMHAAVRIGDSTLMLVDEMGDCGALGPKALKGSPVFIHLYVPDVDAVIARAVDAGAKLTMPPSDMFWGDRYGQIEDPFGHRWSVATHKHDLTHEQIREGMEKCAPPAR; translated from the coding sequence ATGCCTACCGCAGTCAAACCGATCCCCGAGGGGATGCACTCGCTGACCCCTCATCTGATTTGCGACGGCGCCGCCGCCGCGATCGAGTTCTACAAGAAGGCGTTCGACGCCGTCGAAATCACGCGGCTGCCGTCGCGCGAATCCGGGCGGCTGATGCATGCGGCCGTCAGGATCGGCGATTCGACGCTGATGCTGGTCGACGAAATGGGGGACTGCGGCGCGCTCGGGCCGAAAGCGCTGAAAGGTTCGCCCGTGTTCATCCATCTGTACGTGCCGGACGTCGACGCGGTCATCGCGCGCGCGGTGGACGCGGGCGCGAAGCTGACGATGCCTCCGTCCGACATGTTCTGGGGCGACCGCTACGGCCAGATCGAGGATCCGTTCGGCCATCGCTGGTCGGTCGCGACGCACAAGCACGACTTGACCCACGAGCAGATTCGCGAGGGGATGGAGAAGTGCGCGCCCCCCGCGCGATGA
- a CDS encoding glutathione S-transferase family protein, translating to MSLKFYGHPFSLYCQKVLVALYECGLPFEWRLLRGDTPDANAEFAARWPLKHIPMIVDGDRTVVESTIIVEYLGLRYPRPVRLLPADAGAALDVRMMDRFFDMYVSTPLQKIVFDALRPEAERDARGVADAGRMLDTSYAWLDGTLEGRDWAAGGAFSLADCSAAPSLFYADWVRSIDASLRRVRAYRERLLARPSFARAVDEARPYRHLFPLGAPDRD from the coding sequence ATGAGCTTGAAGTTCTACGGACACCCGTTTTCGTTGTATTGCCAGAAGGTGCTGGTCGCGCTGTACGAGTGCGGCTTGCCGTTCGAGTGGCGCTTGCTGCGGGGCGACACCCCGGACGCGAACGCCGAGTTCGCCGCACGGTGGCCGCTCAAGCATATACCGATGATCGTCGACGGCGACCGCACGGTCGTCGAGTCGACGATCATCGTCGAATACCTGGGCCTGCGCTACCCGCGGCCCGTGAGGCTCTTGCCCGCCGATGCCGGCGCGGCACTCGACGTGCGGATGATGGACCGCTTCTTCGACATGTACGTGTCGACGCCGCTGCAGAAGATCGTGTTCGACGCGCTGCGCCCGGAGGCCGAGCGCGACGCGCGCGGCGTCGCCGATGCGGGCCGGATGCTCGACACGTCGTACGCATGGCTCGACGGCACGCTCGAAGGCCGGGATTGGGCGGCGGGCGGCGCGTTCAGCCTCGCCGATTGCTCGGCCGCGCCGTCGCTCTTCTATGCGGACTGGGTGCGTTCGATCGACGCGTCGCTGCGCCGCGTGCGCGCGTATCGCGAGCGGCTGCTCGCGCGGCCGTCGTTCGCGCGCGCGGTCGACGAGGCGCGTCCGTATCGGCACCTGTTCCCGCTCGGCGCGCCCGATCGGGATTGA
- a CDS encoding DUF899 family protein: MTVSSTLTPAAELVKRNTTRWPNESDAYRRARDALLAEEIELRRHVERVAALRRTLPPGGEVTGGYRFEGERGPCDFAGLFGDKQTLVVYSYMFGPQRERPCPMCTSLLGAWNGEARDVEQRVALAVVARSPLKRLVAFKRERGWRDLKLYCDLDGRYSRDYHAINADGGEDPAINVFTRRDGVIRHFWSGELGGWSADPGQDPRGAPDPMPLWTILDMTPEGRGADWYPTLDYPG; this comes from the coding sequence ATGACAGTGAGTTCTACGCTGACGCCAGCTGCCGAGCTCGTGAAGCGCAACACGACACGCTGGCCGAACGAAAGCGATGCGTATCGCCGCGCGCGCGACGCGCTGCTCGCCGAGGAAATCGAGCTGCGCCGGCACGTCGAGCGCGTCGCCGCGCTGCGGCGCACGCTGCCGCCGGGCGGCGAAGTGACGGGCGGCTATCGCTTCGAAGGCGAGCGCGGCCCGTGCGACTTCGCCGGGTTGTTCGGCGACAAGCAGACACTCGTCGTCTACAGCTACATGTTCGGGCCGCAGCGCGAGCGTCCGTGTCCGATGTGCACGTCGCTGCTCGGCGCATGGAACGGCGAGGCGCGCGACGTCGAACAGCGCGTCGCGCTCGCGGTCGTCGCGCGCTCGCCGCTCAAGCGGCTCGTCGCGTTCAAGCGCGAGCGCGGTTGGCGCGACCTGAAGCTGTACTGCGATCTCGACGGCCGCTACAGCCGCGACTATCACGCGATCAACGCCGACGGCGGCGAAGATCCGGCGATCAACGTGTTCACGCGCCGCGACGGCGTGATCCGCCATTTCTGGAGCGGCGAGCTGGGCGGCTGGAGCGCGGACCCGGGGCAGGATCCGCGTGGCGCACCCGATCCGATGCCGCTGTGGACGATCCTCGACATGACGCCCGAAGGGCGCGGCGCCGACTGGTATCCGACGCTCGACTATCCGGGCTGA
- a CDS encoding ATP-binding protein produces the protein MTGAPRGFVRRLTASLRGRLLMWLLPAACVIGVLASTGTYWGALRELDDLLDDQMRSMSKQIQVDDSGKLSIEGLDKSGKPHPAAYDSDDVLLQVWRDGKLQFTTDPATQLPPPDATGFVKLDAGGQRWHTYVRESAGTTIRVAQPRQARWEAIAGIAVHLLWPVLSLLPLLAIGLWLGIGYGLRPLGAVAADLKRRHANHLDQLDITTVPTEAQPLASEINDLLARLDRSFTLQRNFIADAAHELRTPIMGLSIQSQLLQRTTSADERARILAQIQAGTTRLSHLAEQLLTLARLEPEAQSAPFTDIDLAALCRSAVAERSRVANAQQVDLGAVGTTPVRMQGNADTLRVLLNNLVDNAIRYAGAGARVDVDARADADGAPVLEVRDNGPGIAEADRPRVWERFYRGGGAQLVSASGSGLGLSIVKRIAEQHRATVSLASGAEGRGLTVTVRFDTARQS, from the coding sequence ATGACCGGCGCGCCGCGCGGCTTCGTGCGCCGACTCACCGCGTCGTTGCGCGGGCGGCTCCTGATGTGGCTGCTGCCCGCCGCGTGCGTCATCGGCGTGCTCGCGAGCACGGGCACGTATTGGGGCGCGCTGCGCGAGCTCGACGACCTGCTCGACGACCAGATGCGCAGCATGTCGAAGCAGATCCAGGTCGACGACAGCGGCAAGCTGTCGATCGAGGGACTCGACAAGAGCGGGAAGCCGCATCCGGCGGCCTACGATTCCGACGACGTACTGCTGCAAGTGTGGCGCGACGGCAAGCTCCAGTTCACGACCGATCCCGCGACGCAATTGCCGCCGCCCGACGCGACGGGCTTCGTGAAGCTCGACGCGGGCGGCCAGCGCTGGCACACGTACGTGCGCGAGAGCGCGGGCACGACGATCCGCGTCGCGCAGCCGCGCCAGGCGCGCTGGGAGGCGATCGCGGGCATCGCCGTGCATCTGCTGTGGCCGGTGCTGTCGCTGCTGCCGCTGCTCGCGATCGGGCTGTGGCTCGGCATCGGCTACGGACTGCGGCCGCTCGGCGCGGTCGCGGCGGACCTGAAGCGCCGCCACGCGAACCATCTCGATCAACTCGACATCACGACGGTGCCGACCGAAGCGCAGCCGCTCGCCTCCGAGATCAACGACCTGCTCGCGCGGCTCGATCGCTCGTTCACGCTGCAGCGAAACTTCATCGCGGACGCCGCGCACGAGTTGCGCACGCCGATCATGGGCTTGTCGATCCAGTCGCAGCTATTGCAACGCACGACGAGCGCCGACGAGCGCGCGCGCATTCTCGCGCAGATCCAGGCCGGCACGACGCGCCTGTCGCATCTCGCCGAGCAGTTGCTGACGCTCGCGCGCCTCGAGCCCGAAGCGCAATCGGCGCCGTTCACCGACATCGATCTCGCCGCGCTGTGCCGCTCGGCCGTCGCCGAGCGCTCGCGCGTCGCGAACGCGCAGCAGGTCGATCTCGGCGCGGTCGGCACGACGCCCGTCCGCATGCAGGGCAACGCCGACACGCTGCGCGTGCTGCTCAACAATCTCGTCGACAATGCGATCCGCTACGCGGGGGCGGGCGCGCGCGTCGACGTTGACGCACGCGCCGACGCCGACGGCGCGCCGGTGCTCGAAGTGCGCGACAACGGCCCGGGCATTGCGGAAGCCGATCGTCCGCGCGTATGGGAGCGCTTCTATCGCGGCGGCGGCGCGCAGCTCGTGTCGGCGTCGGGCAGCGGGCTCGGGCTCTCGATCGTCAAGCGCATCGCCGAGCAGCATCGCGCAACCGTGTCGCTCGCGAGCGGCGCCGAGGGGCGCGGGTTGACGGTCACGGTGCGCTTCGACACGGCGCGGCAGTCGTGA
- a CDS encoding response regulator, translating into MRVLLVEDDPLIGSGLEQGLKQEGFAVDWVQNGDAATLALRTTPYALLLLDLGLPDKDGLAVLAALRRRDDALPVIVITARDALPDRIAGLDCGADDYLVKPFALEELLARIRAVNRRQEGRAQTVLAVGALRLDPARHQVWRGDDEVALSPKEFVLLHELMREPGAVISREQLEERLYSWGEEIESNAVQVHIHNLRKKLGHDTILTVRGVGYRIGDGA; encoded by the coding sequence ATGCGCGTATTGCTCGTCGAAGACGATCCGCTCATCGGCAGCGGGCTCGAACAGGGGCTGAAACAGGAAGGCTTCGCGGTCGACTGGGTGCAGAACGGCGACGCGGCGACGCTCGCGCTGCGCACGACGCCGTATGCGCTGCTGCTGCTCGACCTCGGATTGCCGGACAAGGACGGCCTTGCGGTGCTTGCCGCACTGCGGCGCCGCGACGACGCGCTGCCCGTGATCGTGATCACCGCGCGCGACGCGCTGCCCGACCGGATCGCCGGCCTCGATTGCGGCGCCGACGATTACCTCGTCAAGCCGTTCGCGCTCGAGGAGCTGCTCGCGCGCATCCGCGCGGTGAACCGCCGCCAGGAGGGGCGCGCGCAGACGGTGCTCGCGGTCGGCGCGCTGCGCCTCGATCCGGCGCGTCATCAGGTGTGGCGCGGCGACGACGAAGTCGCGCTATCGCCGAAGGAATTCGTGCTGCTGCACGAACTGATGCGCGAGCCGGGCGCCGTGATCTCGCGCGAGCAGCTCGAGGAGCGGCTTTATAGCTGGGGCGAGGAAATCGAGAGCAACGCGGTGCAGGTCCACATTCACAACCTGCGCAAGAAGCTTGGCCATGACACGATCCTCACCGTGCGCGGCGTCGGCTACCGGATCGGAGACGGCGCATGA
- a CDS encoding MurR/RpiR family transcriptional regulator, giving the protein MPADFDELASLIRAQFSELSPQFQVGAAFLLDHPDEVAVSSMRKVALRANVQPASLVRLAQLFGFPGWNELRDLFVARVRTRPQPLTQRARSLVKPNAKASLAADLLAAQQHNLEATAVQNAQALADAAKLIRKAAHVHVAGFRSCYPVAFGFVYGYRLFRPTVSLLTGVAGSLDMELRTIAKNSVTVVVSFAPYSAEATRVAQAARAHGGKIVAITDSAVSPIALHADAQLIFAHDSPSFFPSLVAAHALVEALVAQLLALEGGDAIASLEQAEAELHAKGAYVV; this is encoded by the coding sequence ATGCCCGCCGATTTCGACGAACTCGCGTCCCTGATTCGGGCGCAATTTTCCGAGCTGAGCCCGCAATTCCAGGTGGGCGCGGCGTTCCTGCTCGATCATCCCGACGAGGTGGCCGTGTCGTCGATGCGCAAGGTCGCGCTGCGTGCGAACGTGCAGCCGGCGTCGCTCGTGCGGCTCGCGCAGCTGTTCGGTTTTCCGGGCTGGAACGAGCTGCGCGATCTGTTCGTCGCGCGCGTGCGCACGCGGCCGCAACCGCTCACGCAGCGCGCCCGCTCGCTCGTGAAGCCGAATGCGAAGGCGTCGCTCGCGGCCGATCTGCTCGCCGCGCAGCAGCACAACCTCGAAGCGACCGCCGTGCAGAACGCGCAGGCGCTCGCCGATGCGGCGAAGCTGATCCGCAAGGCGGCGCATGTGCACGTCGCGGGCTTTCGCTCGTGCTATCCGGTCGCGTTCGGATTCGTCTATGGCTACCGGCTGTTTCGGCCGACCGTGTCGCTGCTGACGGGTGTCGCGGGCTCGCTCGACATGGAACTGCGGACGATCGCGAAGAACAGCGTGACCGTCGTCGTCAGCTTCGCGCCGTATTCGGCCGAAGCGACGCGCGTTGCGCAGGCGGCGCGTGCGCACGGCGGCAAGATCGTCGCGATCACCGACAGCGCAGTATCGCCGATCGCGCTGCATGCCGACGCGCAGCTGATCTTTGCGCACGACAGCCCGTCGTTCTTCCCGTCGCTCGTCGCCGCGCACGCGCTGGTGGAGGCGCTCGTCGCGCAATTGCTCGCGCTCGAGGGCGGCGACGCGATCGCGTCGCTCGAGCAGGCCGAGGCGGAGCTGCACGCGAAGGGCGCGTACGTCGTCTGA